A stretch of Amycolatopsis balhimycina FH 1894 DNA encodes these proteins:
- a CDS encoding IclR family transcriptional regulator: MRNQGSADATSTGKRASAGGNATQSQVQSVDRAISVLELLARNGETGITEIAGELGVHKSTASRLLSVLEARGLVEQLGERGKYAIGFGVVRLAGAATGRMDLAKLGRASCLVLAEELGETVNIAIADDGVAINISQARGSAAITTQNWTGQRTPLHATSSGKILLAYMGETERKRVLKRKLEQYTPRTTVEPEELMTELERVLEDGYAACYEELELGMHAVAVPIHGPGGDVVAAMSASGPSYRLSKQRVKQIVKPMTEAADELSAQLGYFRD, translated from the coding sequence ATGCGGAACCAGGGCTCGGCTGACGCAACCTCGACGGGAAAGCGTGCCTCGGCTGGTGGCAACGCAACTCAGAGCCAGGTGCAATCGGTCGACCGGGCGATCAGCGTGCTGGAGCTGCTCGCCCGCAACGGCGAAACCGGCATCACCGAGATCGCGGGCGAGCTGGGCGTCCACAAGTCGACGGCGTCGCGCCTGCTCAGCGTCCTGGAGGCGAGAGGCCTGGTCGAGCAGCTCGGCGAACGCGGGAAGTACGCGATCGGGTTCGGCGTCGTCCGGCTCGCCGGCGCCGCGACCGGCCGCATGGACCTCGCGAAACTGGGCCGGGCCAGCTGCCTGGTGCTGGCCGAAGAGCTGGGCGAGACGGTGAACATCGCGATCGCCGACGACGGCGTCGCCATCAACATCAGCCAGGCCCGCGGCTCGGCGGCGATCACCACGCAGAACTGGACCGGCCAGCGCACGCCGCTGCACGCGACGTCCAGCGGCAAGATCCTCCTGGCGTACATGGGCGAAACCGAGCGCAAGCGGGTCCTCAAGCGGAAGCTGGAGCAGTACACCCCGCGCACGACGGTCGAGCCGGAAGAGCTGATGACCGAACTGGAACGAGTGCTCGAGGACGGCTATGCGGCCTGCTACGAGGAGCTCGAACTCGGCATGCACGCGGTGGCCGTGCCGATCCACGGCCCCGGCGGGGACGTCGTCGCGGCGATGAGCGCTTCCGGGCCGTCGTACCGGCTTTCGAAGCAGCGGGTGAAGCAGATCGTGAAGCCGATGACCGAAGCGGCGGACGAGCTTTCCGCGCAGCTGGGCTACTTCCGGGACTAG
- a CDS encoding bifunctional 3-phenylpropionate/cinnamic acid dioxygenase ferredoxin subunit encodes MIRACAVADLPEGEALRLDGPVPIAVFHTEHGFYAVDDTCTHQDASLADGWLEGCFVECPLHAAQFDLRTGVPTCLPAKNPLRTYRVVVTDGVVYVAAPVPAVP; translated from the coding sequence ATGATCCGCGCCTGCGCCGTCGCCGACCTGCCCGAAGGCGAAGCTCTCCGCCTCGACGGTCCCGTCCCGATCGCGGTGTTCCACACCGAGCACGGCTTCTACGCCGTCGACGACACCTGCACGCACCAGGACGCTTCGCTCGCCGACGGCTGGCTCGAAGGCTGCTTCGTCGAATGCCCGCTGCACGCCGCGCAGTTCGACCTGCGCACCGGCGTGCCCACCTGCCTGCCGGCGAAGAACCCGCTGCGGACGTACCGCGTGGTCGTCACCGACGGCGTCGTGTACGTCGCCGCGCCGGTCCCGGCCGTCCCCTGA
- a CDS encoding amino acid permease — MPGTGLWRTKTIEQSIADTDEPDTKLRRNLGAWDLTVFGVAVVIGAGIFTLTARTAGDYAGPSVSLAFVFAAIACALAALCYAEFASTVPVAGSAYTFSYATFGEFMAWIIGWDLILELAVGAAAVSKGWSVYLETVLGYLFGKGTKTTFEIGSVTVDWGALLVVAILTTLLAVGTKLSSRVSMVITGVKVAVVLFVIILGLFYIKGANYSPYIPPGETGGAGQTGVDQSLFSLIAGGASSSFGVFGLLAGASLVFFAFIGFDIVATTAEETRNPQKAVPRGIIGSLVIVTVLYVAVSLVVVGMTSYKDLATKAGDGSHKTLATAFSANGVDWAANIISFGALAGLTTVVMVLMLGQVRIIFAMSRDGLMPRGLAKTGEHGTPKGATLIVGGLVALAAGFFPADKLEEMVNVGTLFAFVLVSAGVLILRRTRPDLPRAFKVPLVPLIPILAILACLWLMLNLTVLTWLRFVAWMVLGVVIYFGYSRRHSLLGKRQAAEPAEAPET; from the coding sequence GTGCCCGGAACGGGATTGTGGCGCACTAAAACGATCGAACAGTCCATTGCGGACACAGATGAGCCGGACACCAAGCTCCGGCGGAACCTCGGCGCCTGGGACCTCACGGTCTTCGGGGTCGCCGTCGTCATCGGCGCCGGCATCTTCACGCTGACCGCGCGCACCGCGGGCGACTACGCCGGGCCGTCGGTCTCGCTGGCCTTCGTGTTCGCCGCGATCGCCTGTGCGCTGGCCGCGTTGTGCTACGCGGAGTTCGCCTCGACCGTGCCGGTCGCGGGCAGCGCGTACACGTTCTCCTACGCCACCTTCGGCGAGTTCATGGCGTGGATCATCGGCTGGGACCTGATCCTCGAGCTCGCCGTCGGCGCGGCCGCGGTGTCCAAGGGCTGGTCGGTGTACCTCGAGACGGTGCTCGGCTACCTGTTCGGGAAGGGCACGAAGACGACGTTCGAAATCGGGAGCGTGACCGTCGACTGGGGTGCGCTGCTCGTCGTGGCGATCCTGACGACGCTGCTGGCCGTCGGCACGAAGCTGTCGTCGCGGGTGTCGATGGTGATCACCGGCGTCAAGGTCGCCGTGGTGCTGTTCGTGATCATCCTCGGCCTCTTCTACATCAAGGGCGCCAACTACTCGCCGTACATCCCGCCGGGCGAGACGGGCGGCGCCGGTCAGACGGGCGTCGACCAGTCGCTGTTCTCCCTGATCGCGGGCGGCGCGAGCAGCTCGTTCGGCGTCTTCGGCCTGCTGGCCGGTGCTTCGCTGGTGTTCTTCGCGTTCATCGGCTTCGACATCGTCGCGACCACCGCGGAGGAGACGAGGAACCCGCAAAAGGCCGTGCCGCGCGGCATCATCGGTTCACTGGTGATCGTCACCGTGCTCTACGTCGCGGTGTCGCTCGTGGTCGTCGGCATGACGTCGTACAAGGACCTCGCGACCAAGGCGGGCGACGGCAGCCACAAGACCCTCGCCACGGCGTTCTCCGCCAACGGCGTCGACTGGGCGGCCAACATCATCTCCTTCGGCGCGCTGGCCGGCCTGACCACCGTCGTCATGGTGCTGATGCTGGGCCAGGTCCGGATCATCTTCGCGATGTCCCGCGACGGCCTGATGCCGCGCGGGCTGGCGAAGACCGGCGAGCACGGCACGCCGAAGGGCGCGACGCTCATCGTCGGCGGCCTGGTCGCGCTCGCCGCCGGCTTCTTCCCGGCGGACAAGCTCGAAGAAATGGTCAACGTCGGCACGCTTTTCGCGTTCGTGCTCGTCTCGGCCGGTGTGCTGATCCTGCGCCGGACGCGGCCGGACCTGCCCCGCGCGTTCAAGGTGCCGCTGGTGCCGCTGATCCCGATCCTGGCGATCCTCGCCTGTCTGTGGCTGATGCTGAACCTGACCGTGCTGACCTGGCTGCGGTTCGTCGCCTGGATGGTGCTGGGCGTGGTGATCTACTTCGGGTACAGCCGCCGGCATTCGCTGCTGGGCAAGCGGCAGGCCGCCGAACCCGCCGAGGCGCCCGAAACCTGA
- the mtrA gene encoding MtrAB system response regulator MtrA has translation MKARVLVVDDDPALAEMLTIVLRGEGFDTAVVADGSRALPALRELKPDLVLLDLMLPGMNGIDVCKAIRAESGVPIVMLTAKSDTVDIVLGLESGADDYVVKPFKPKELVARVRARMRRTEAEPAESLTIGDLAIDVPGHEVTREGKAIPLTPLEFDLLVALARKPRQVFTREVLLEQVWGYRHAADTRLVNVHVQRLRSKVEKDPEHPEVVLTVRGVGYKAGPP, from the coding sequence ATGAAGGCACGTGTTCTCGTGGTCGACGACGACCCCGCCCTCGCGGAGATGCTCACCATCGTGCTCCGTGGGGAGGGGTTCGACACGGCCGTGGTCGCCGACGGCTCACGCGCGCTGCCCGCGCTGCGTGAGCTGAAGCCCGACCTCGTCCTGCTCGACCTCATGCTGCCCGGGATGAACGGGATCGACGTCTGCAAGGCGATCCGCGCCGAGTCCGGGGTGCCGATCGTCATGCTCACCGCCAAGAGCGACACCGTCGACATAGTCCTCGGCCTGGAGTCCGGCGCCGACGACTACGTCGTCAAGCCGTTCAAGCCGAAGGAGCTGGTCGCGCGGGTCCGGGCCCGCATGCGCCGCACCGAGGCCGAGCCGGCGGAGTCGCTCACCATCGGCGACCTGGCGATCGACGTGCCGGGCCACGAGGTCACGCGTGAGGGCAAGGCCATCCCGCTGACCCCGCTGGAGTTCGACCTGCTGGTGGCGCTGGCCCGCAAGCCACGTCAGGTGTTCACCCGCGAGGTGCTGCTCGAGCAGGTGTGGGGCTACCGGCACGCGGCCGACACCCGGCTGGTGAACGTGCACGTCCAGCGGCTTCGTTCCAAGGTCGAGAAGGACCCGGAACACCCCGAGGTGGTGTTGACCGTTCGCGGTGTCGGGTACAAGGCCGGCCCGCCGTGA
- a CDS encoding papain-like cysteine protease family protein: protein MLVKSSRVHALLAVSLMFCLVAPATAVAAPGVPSTYQDRIVLQLQQKNQWCWAGAGNTIAAYHGAVVSQTRFCQLAHGETGQDCANLTGTLADEQRAFAQLGFASPGRYLDRSVSFAAIRTETAANRPVATRVGWRSGGGHVQVLHGYDTSGDWVFWSDPGPAKRYNWSTYGYYAHNSSFSWTHTLTGIAR from the coding sequence GTGCTGGTGAAGTCGAGCCGGGTTCACGCCTTACTGGCCGTGAGCCTGATGTTCTGCCTGGTCGCGCCGGCCACCGCCGTAGCCGCGCCCGGAGTGCCTTCGACGTACCAGGACCGGATCGTGCTGCAGCTCCAGCAGAAGAACCAGTGGTGCTGGGCCGGTGCGGGCAACACCATCGCCGCCTACCACGGCGCGGTCGTCAGCCAGACGCGGTTCTGCCAGCTCGCGCACGGCGAGACCGGCCAGGACTGCGCGAACCTGACCGGCACCCTCGCCGACGAGCAACGCGCCTTCGCCCAGCTGGGCTTCGCCTCGCCGGGCCGCTACCTCGACCGGAGCGTCTCCTTCGCGGCGATCCGGACGGAGACCGCGGCGAACCGGCCGGTGGCGACCCGCGTCGGCTGGCGCTCGGGCGGCGGTCACGTGCAGGTCCTCCACGGCTACGACACCAGCGGCGACTGGGTGTTCTGGAGCGATCCGGGGCCGGCCAAGCGCTACAACTGGTCGACCTACGGGTACTACGCGCACAACTCGTCCTTCTCCTGGACGCACACGCTCACCGGGATCGCCCGATGA
- a CDS encoding VOC family protein — MVDLMAGVAVLDYERALAWYEKLFGSPPTFVVSETEALWEVTEYGAVFIERRPERATGHAMHVLFVGDLDERVAAISERGIEPADQEVYANGVRKMLYRDPEGNEIGIGGRPA; from the coding sequence ATGGTCGACCTGATGGCGGGGGTGGCCGTGCTCGACTACGAGCGAGCGCTGGCCTGGTACGAGAAGCTTTTCGGCTCGCCGCCGACGTTCGTCGTCAGCGAGACGGAGGCGTTGTGGGAAGTCACCGAGTACGGCGCGGTGTTCATCGAGCGCCGGCCGGAGCGGGCCACCGGCCACGCCATGCACGTCCTGTTCGTCGGTGACCTCGACGAGCGCGTCGCGGCGATTTCCGAGCGGGGCATCGAGCCCGCGGACCAGGAGGTCTACGCCAACGGCGTGCGGAAGATGCTTTACCGCGACCCCGAGGGAAACGAGATCGGCATCGGCGGTCGTCCCGCGTAG
- a CDS encoding FitA-like ribbon-helix-helix domain-containing protein, translating into MKQLITRIDDELHARLKARAEADGRSMNDLVTEALRGVVAKTETRAEWKRRLIAEGKVVHVEPPARVPTLDELEDLSRGWGTAVSEALDWTRGEW; encoded by the coding sequence GTGAAACAGTTGATCACGAGGATCGACGACGAGCTGCACGCCCGGCTGAAGGCGCGGGCCGAAGCCGACGGGCGCAGCATGAACGACCTGGTCACGGAAGCGTTGAGGGGCGTTGTGGCGAAGACCGAAACCCGAGCGGAATGGAAGCGGCGGCTGATCGCCGAAGGCAAGGTCGTGCACGTGGAGCCGCCGGCTCGCGTGCCGACCCTGGACGAACTCGAAGACCTGTCACGGGGTTGGGGCACGGCTGTGAGTGAAGCGCTCGACTGGACCCGAGGGGAGTGGTGA
- a CDS encoding type II toxin-antitoxin system VapC family toxin — protein MVTVLYVDTSALVTAYLRDEPEHDKFRKLLLEGDAPVVSSDFTRVEFAGAMTAAKRTGRIPDPAAMLAHFDHLASPDGDLVLVPFDPSRVIPAARRLVAENYPVRTLDAIHIAVAMHSTAELTGGEPVTFVTRDERQADAAKANGFEVL, from the coding sequence GTGGTGACCGTGCTGTACGTCGACACCAGTGCGCTGGTCACAGCTTACCTTCGGGACGAGCCGGAGCACGACAAGTTCCGCAAGCTGCTCCTCGAGGGCGATGCCCCGGTGGTAAGCAGCGACTTCACCCGCGTCGAGTTCGCCGGTGCCATGACGGCCGCCAAGCGGACCGGCCGGATTCCCGATCCCGCGGCGATGCTGGCGCACTTCGATCACCTCGCCTCCCCGGATGGGGACTTGGTGCTCGTCCCCTTCGACCCGAGCCGGGTCATTCCCGCCGCGCGACGGCTGGTCGCCGAGAACTACCCGGTGCGCACCCTGGACGCGATCCATATCGCGGTCGCGATGCACTCCACGGCCGAACTCACCGGTGGCGAGCCGGTCACCTTCGTCACCCGCGACGAGCGTCAGGCCGATGCGGCCAAGGCCAACGGGTTCGAGGTGCTGTGA
- a CDS encoding FAD-dependent oxidoreductase, with protein MAARPRVVVLGAGLTGCALADELTERGWTDVTVLGAAGQDDTPGLVFRTHADRTLTEFAKYTVEKYGGLGGEWCFNPVGSLEIATTPERLEDLKQHHGWATSWGVRGYLRTPSECADLHPLLDATRVLGGFHVPGDGLLHARRAAEAQARRAQARGARFAAGEVVAVDRSGGRVTGVVTTAGLFRADVVVSCGDAGKLVGLRVPHEPLPHEYALTSPLPELAGHNDEHVQAGKPVLRHLDTGMYVREHVDRLGVGVTRAAGLVPALRDAEVETTTTVVLPGTPDGRPLLGEHPDLDGFWVAEAVRVEHSAGVARELARWLVDGQPSLALHGCDLARFGPAGFTAEPVRASPFYERQAALGASFGATDGWARPEWYQAGEEPPVVAEALVTRSRVAMFDLTPVPRLSVTGPGALPFLQAMTTNDLAKAPGTVTNTLLLGEDGGVRGELVVARLGDERFHVGAGGRLDFDWLRRHRPGDGTVQIHDTTPGTCCLGLWGPLAGDVLPELSTTDFSVEETYVGDVPVVALRLSTVGEPGWELHTTADLGRRLWDTLREHGVAVAGHQAFAGLRLEAGARTPGVDFTTEHDPYEAGLGFAVRMDKGYFIGRDALAGRSEATVSRRLTRLTTDAVVLGKEPVYAEGRPAGYVTSAGRGHTVGENIAYAWLPVEYGGPGTPVEVEHFGTRVPGTVT; from the coding sequence ATGGCAGCACGGCCCCGGGTGGTCGTCCTCGGCGCCGGTCTCACCGGCTGCGCGCTCGCCGACGAGCTGACCGAGCGCGGCTGGACCGACGTCACGGTCCTGGGCGCCGCCGGCCAGGACGACACCCCGGGGCTGGTGTTCCGGACCCATGCGGACCGCACGCTGACCGAGTTCGCGAAGTACACCGTCGAGAAGTACGGAGGTCTCGGCGGCGAGTGGTGCTTCAACCCCGTCGGCAGCCTCGAAATCGCGACGACGCCGGAGCGGCTCGAGGACCTGAAGCAGCACCACGGCTGGGCGACGTCGTGGGGCGTGCGCGGCTACCTGCGCACGCCCTCCGAGTGCGCGGACCTGCACCCGCTCCTCGACGCGACCCGGGTGCTGGGCGGGTTCCACGTCCCCGGCGACGGTCTGCTGCACGCGCGCCGCGCGGCCGAAGCCCAGGCACGGCGGGCGCAGGCCCGGGGAGCCCGGTTCGCCGCCGGGGAGGTCGTGGCGGTCGACCGGTCGGGCGGGCGGGTGACCGGCGTCGTCACCACGGCCGGGCTGTTCCGCGCCGACGTCGTCGTGTCGTGTGGCGACGCGGGGAAACTCGTCGGCCTGCGCGTCCCGCACGAGCCACTGCCCCACGAGTACGCGCTGACGTCACCGCTGCCGGAACTGGCCGGCCACAACGACGAACACGTGCAGGCGGGCAAGCCCGTGCTGCGGCACCTCGACACCGGGATGTACGTCCGCGAGCACGTCGACCGGCTCGGCGTCGGAGTGACCCGGGCCGCCGGTCTCGTTCCCGCGCTCCGCGACGCGGAGGTCGAGACCACCACGACGGTGGTGCTCCCCGGCACCCCGGACGGGCGGCCGCTGCTGGGCGAGCACCCGGACCTCGACGGCTTCTGGGTGGCCGAGGCCGTCCGCGTCGAGCACTCCGCGGGGGTCGCGCGAGAACTGGCGCGCTGGCTCGTCGACGGCCAGCCGTCGCTCGCCCTGCACGGCTGTGACCTCGCCCGGTTCGGGCCCGCCGGGTTCACCGCGGAACCGGTACGGGCCAGTCCGTTTTACGAAAGGCAAGCCGCGCTCGGTGCGTCCTTCGGGGCCACGGACGGCTGGGCTCGGCCGGAGTGGTACCAGGCCGGCGAAGAACCGCCGGTCGTCGCGGAAGCGCTCGTGACTCGCAGCCGGGTCGCGATGTTCGACCTGACGCCCGTGCCGCGGCTCTCGGTGACGGGTCCGGGCGCGTTGCCGTTCCTGCAGGCCATGACGACCAACGACCTGGCGAAAGCACCGGGCACCGTGACGAACACGCTGCTGCTCGGCGAGGACGGCGGGGTGCGCGGCGAACTGGTCGTCGCTCGCCTCGGCGACGAGCGGTTCCACGTCGGCGCCGGCGGGCGCCTGGACTTCGACTGGCTGCGGCGGCACCGGCCGGGCGACGGCACCGTGCAGATCCACGACACCACACCGGGAACGTGCTGCCTCGGCCTGTGGGGACCGCTCGCCGGCGACGTCCTACCAGAACTGTCCACAACGGACTTTTCGGTCGAAGAGACCTACGTCGGCGACGTCCCGGTCGTCGCGTTGCGACTGTCCACTGTGGGCGAACCGGGCTGGGAACTGCACACCACGGCGGACCTCGGCCGCCGCCTGTGGGACACGCTCCGGGAACACGGCGTCGCCGTCGCCGGGCACCAGGCGTTCGCCGGCCTGCGGCTGGAGGCCGGTGCGCGCACCCCCGGCGTCGACTTCACCACCGAACACGACCCGTACGAAGCCGGCCTGGGCTTCGCCGTCCGCATGGACAAGGGCTACTTCATCGGGCGCGACGCGCTGGCGGGGCGGTCGGAAGCCACGGTGAGCCGCCGGTTGACGCGCCTGACGACCGACGCCGTCGTGCTGGGCAAGGAACCGGTGTACGCCGAAGGCCGCCCGGCCGGGTACGTCACCAGCGCCGGGCGCGGCCACACCGTGGGCGAAAACATCGCCTACGCGTGGCTTCCGGTCGAGTACGGCGGGCCCGGGACGCCGGTGGAGGTCGAGCACTTCGGCACGCGCGTCCCGGGGACGGTGACGTGA
- a CDS encoding dTMP kinase, producing the protein MTSVGRLVVIEGLDGAGKRTLADGLTAELRAKGASVASLAFPRYGKSVHADLVREALHRGHGDLADSVYGMAMLYALDRSGAADEIRGLREAHDVVLLDRYVASNAAYAAARLRQDAAGEVVKWVWELEVDRFGLPRPDAHLLLRVAPAVAAERAERRAEAEAGRERDAFETDDGLQRRCAAVYDELAASGWLAPWHVLDGVAGVDLEALATSLLH; encoded by the coding sequence ATGACGTCCGTGGGTCGACTTGTGGTGATCGAAGGGCTCGACGGCGCGGGCAAGCGCACGCTGGCCGACGGGCTGACGGCGGAACTGCGCGCGAAGGGCGCGAGCGTGGCTTCGCTCGCTTTCCCGCGCTACGGCAAGAGCGTGCACGCCGACCTCGTCCGCGAGGCACTGCACCGCGGGCACGGCGACCTCGCCGACTCCGTGTACGGCATGGCCATGCTCTACGCCCTCGACCGCAGCGGCGCCGCCGACGAGATCCGCGGGCTGCGGGAGGCGCACGACGTCGTCCTGCTCGACCGCTATGTCGCGTCGAACGCCGCGTACGCGGCCGCGCGCCTGCGGCAGGACGCGGCGGGCGAAGTCGTGAAGTGGGTGTGGGAGCTGGAGGTCGACCGCTTCGGCCTGCCCCGGCCGGACGCGCACCTGCTGTTGCGTGTCGCCCCCGCCGTCGCGGCCGAGCGCGCCGAACGCCGTGCGGAGGCCGAGGCCGGCCGGGAGCGCGACGCCTTCGAAACCGACGACGGCCTCCAGCGGCGGTGCGCGGCGGTGTACGACGAGCTGGCCGCGTCGGGCTGGCTGGCGCCGTGGCACGTCCTGGACGGCGTCGCGGGCGTGGACCTCGAAGCGCTGGCGACGTCGCTGCTGCACTGA
- a CDS encoding LPXTG cell wall anchor domain-containing protein, giving the protein MRRRSFRGAVAVMALTTAALIGTAGSALACWSPDDRSNPIPDRNYSKCADGQDKVTQDDVDFTGGVGQKTLTISKVHDGVTVNRIVVIGGNDGFNEYIPGKKKLSPTAPWKDLKPTLTRDRKETTIDKWFFCGTKTTKPTETTPATKSSTPTTTKPAAPVSETSVSPTKTTAPAAVPAGNESGTGGGLANTGFDNSWLIWVAGLLLVAGGGLLALLKFRRKASE; this is encoded by the coding sequence ATGCGCAGACGTTCCTTCCGCGGCGCCGTGGCGGTCATGGCGCTCACCACCGCTGCCCTGATCGGGACCGCCGGTTCCGCCCTGGCCTGCTGGAGCCCCGACGACCGCTCGAACCCGATCCCGGACCGCAACTACTCGAAGTGCGCGGACGGCCAGGACAAGGTCACCCAGGACGACGTCGACTTCACCGGTGGCGTCGGCCAGAAGACCCTGACCATCTCGAAGGTCCACGATGGCGTGACCGTGAACCGCATCGTCGTGATCGGCGGCAACGACGGCTTCAACGAGTACATCCCGGGCAAGAAGAAGCTCTCGCCGACGGCGCCCTGGAAGGACCTGAAGCCGACGCTGACCAGGGACCGCAAGGAAACCACGATCGACAAGTGGTTCTTCTGCGGTACCAAGACCACGAAGCCGACCGAGACCACCCCGGCGACCAAGTCGTCGACGCCGACGACCACGAAGCCGGCCGCTCCGGTGTCGGAGACCTCGGTCTCGCCGACCAAGACCACCGCTCCGGCCGCCGTGCCGGCGGGCAACGAGTCGGGCACCGGTGGCGGCCTGGCCAACACCGGTTTCGACAACAGCTGGCTGATCTGGGTCGCCGGCCTGTTGCTGGTCGCCGGTGGCGGTCTGCTCGCGCTGCTGAAGTTCCGTCGCAAGGCTTCCGAGTGA
- the ahcY gene encoding adenosylhomocysteinase, which produces MTPESVAKRHETRNGIEFAVADLEAAEFGRKEIRLAEHEMPGLMTLRREYAEVYPLRGARVSGSLHMTVQTAVLIETLVALGAEVRWASCNIFSTQDHAAAAIVVGPHGTPEEPKGVPVFAWKGESLEEYWWCTERMLTWDGEGPNMILDDGGDATMLVHKGTEYEKSGVVPTPDENTSDEFRVFLELLRTSVASDKDKWTKIGAGIRGVTEETTTGVLRLYQLAAAGELLFPAINVNDAVTKSKFDNRYGIRHSLIDGINRGTDVLIGGKVAVVCGYGDVGKGAAESLRGQGARVIVTEIDPICALQAAMDGYAVRKLESVLPEADIIITTTGNKDVVLVEHMAKMKHQAILGNIGHFDNELDMAGLARYPGIRRINIKPQVDEWIFPNGNTIIVLSEGRLLNLGNATGHPSFVMSNSFSNQVIAQVELFTKHEEYDKEVFRLPKKLDEKVAKIHLDALGGELTKLTKEQAEYIDVDVEGPFKADHYRY; this is translated from the coding sequence ATGACCCCCGAAAGCGTTGCGAAGCGGCACGAGACCCGCAACGGCATCGAATTCGCCGTCGCCGACCTCGAGGCCGCCGAGTTCGGCCGCAAGGAGATCCGCCTCGCCGAGCACGAGATGCCGGGACTGATGACGCTGCGCCGTGAATACGCGGAGGTCTACCCGCTCCGCGGGGCGCGCGTCTCGGGCTCACTGCACATGACCGTGCAGACCGCGGTGCTGATCGAGACGCTGGTGGCGCTGGGCGCGGAGGTGCGCTGGGCGTCCTGCAACATCTTCTCGACGCAGGACCACGCGGCCGCGGCGATCGTCGTCGGCCCGCACGGCACGCCCGAGGAGCCCAAGGGCGTCCCGGTGTTCGCGTGGAAGGGCGAGTCGCTCGAGGAGTACTGGTGGTGCACCGAGCGGATGCTCACCTGGGACGGCGAGGGTCCGAACATGATCCTCGACGACGGCGGTGACGCCACGATGCTGGTGCACAAGGGCACCGAGTACGAGAAGTCCGGCGTCGTCCCGACCCCGGACGAGAACACCTCGGACGAGTTCCGCGTGTTCCTCGAGCTGCTGCGCACCTCGGTCGCTTCGGACAAGGACAAGTGGACGAAGATCGGCGCGGGCATCCGCGGCGTCACCGAGGAGACCACGACCGGCGTCCTGCGGCTCTACCAGCTCGCCGCGGCGGGCGAGCTGCTGTTCCCGGCGATCAACGTCAACGACGCGGTGACGAAGTCGAAGTTCGACAACCGCTACGGCATCCGCCACTCCCTGATCGACGGCATCAACCGCGGCACCGACGTGCTGATCGGCGGCAAGGTCGCGGTCGTCTGCGGCTACGGCGACGTCGGCAAGGGCGCGGCGGAGTCCCTGCGCGGCCAGGGTGCGCGCGTGATCGTCACCGAGATCGACCCGATCTGCGCGCTGCAGGCGGCGATGGACGGCTACGCGGTCCGCAAGCTCGAGAGCGTGCTGCCCGAGGCCGACATCATCATCACCACCACCGGCAACAAGGACGTCGTGCTGGTGGAGCACATGGCGAAGATGAAGCACCAGGCGATCCTGGGCAACATCGGCCACTTCGACAACGAGCTCGACATGGCGGGCCTGGCGCGTTACCCGGGCATCCGGCGGATCAACATCAAGCCGCAGGTCGACGAGTGGATCTTCCCGAACGGCAACACGATCATCGTGCTGTCCGAGGGCCGGCTGCTCAACCTCGGCAACGCGACCGGGCACCCGTCGTTCGTGATGTCGAACAGCTTCTCCAACCAGGTGATCGCGCAGGTCGAGCTGTTCACCAAGCACGAGGAGTACGACAAGGAGGTCTTCCGCCTCCCGAAGAAGCTCGACGAGAAGGTCGCGAAGATCCACCTTGACGCGCTCGGTGGCGAGCTGACGAAGCTGACCAAGGAACAGGCGGAATACATCGACGTGGACGTCGAAGGCCCGTTCAAGGCGGACCACTACCGGTACTGA
- a CDS encoding DUF2992 family protein — MRGVFTLYHDGRFWVGVYEIHEDGLVRAARHLFGSEPNNAELAAFAAGRDFVRLADEARKAPPVAAEQRPTARLNAKRLAKLAKKAQEDEGIGTAAQRALSDAVTQRAAENKAARKRRVAAEATRRRTLTKAKSRARHRGH, encoded by the coding sequence ATGCGCGGGGTGTTCACGCTGTACCACGACGGCCGATTCTGGGTCGGCGTCTACGAAATCCACGAAGACGGCCTGGTCCGGGCCGCTCGCCATCTCTTCGGCAGCGAGCCCAACAACGCCGAACTGGCCGCCTTCGCCGCCGGCCGCGACTTCGTGCGCCTGGCCGACGAAGCGCGCAAAGCCCCGCCGGTCGCCGCGGAACAGCGGCCGACCGCCCGCCTCAACGCCAAGCGCCTCGCGAAGCTGGCGAAGAAAGCCCAGGAAGACGAGGGCATCGGCACGGCCGCCCAGCGCGCGCTGAGCGACGCGGTCACCCAACGTGCGGCAGAGAACAAAGCGGCCCGCAAGCGCCGGGTCGCGGCCGAGGCGACCCGCCGCCGGACCCTGACGAAAGCAAAGTCCCGAGCCAGGCACCGCGGCCACTGA